From the Kallotenue papyrolyticum genome, the window CGAAGTCAGGATCGTCACCTGGTGGCCACGCCGGGCCAGGGCTTGCGCCAGCCGTTCGACATAAATCGTCAGGCCGCTGACGTGGGGACGGTAGTAGGTCAGTGCCAGCAGGATCTTCATCGTGCCTCCAGGCGATCGAACAGCGTGCGGTGTGCGCGTGCCCAGGCGACCAGGCGCTGGAGCCCGTCTGCGATCGCGGTGCGCGGCTGCCAGCCGAAGTCGCGCAACGCCTTGCGCGTATCGGCCACGAAGATCGGCTGATCGCCGGGGCGCCAGGGTTCGAAGCGCGGCGTCGGCAGGGGCTGCTGCAGCACGGCTTCCAGCAGCGGCTGTAGCTCCCACCAAACCGAAATGGCGTTGGCCGCGCCGCCGCCGATGTTGTAGATCTGGCCGGCGGTCACCGCGCTGTGGCGGACGGCCAGCAGCAAGGCCTCCACCAGATCGTCGATGTAGAGCAGGTCGCGCACCTGCTTGCCGGTGCCGTAGATCGTGATCGGACGACCGGTCAGCGCGGCGATCACAAACCAGGCGACCCAGCCCTGGTCCTCGACGCCCATCTGGCGCGGCCCGTAGATGCAGGACTGGCGAAACACTACCGTCGGCAGGCCGTAGATGCGCTGGTAGTCGCGCACGTACTGGTCGGCGGCGCCTTTGGAGCAGCCATAGGGCGAGTGGAAATCGAGCGGCTGCGTTTCGTCGATGCCTGTCGGCAGATCGCGCAGGGCATAGCGCGTGGCCTGTTCTTCGATCGCCAGGTGTTCCAGCGCGCCATAGACCTTGTTGGTCGAGGCAAAGACCACGATCGGCGGGGGTGAGCAGCGGCGCGCGGCTTCCAGCACGTTGAGCGTACCCAGGGCGTTGATCTCGAAATCCTCGCGCGGCGCGCGCACCGAGGTGGTGACGGCGGTCTGCGAGGCCAGGTGGTAGATCACGGTATGGCCGGGTACGACCGCGTCGAGCAGCTCGGCGCTGCGGATATCGCCGTGGACGAAGCGCAGCCGCGTTCCGTGGCGCGCCCGGAGCCAGGCCAGGTTGTGCTCGCTGCCGCGCCGCGACAGGTTATCGATGATCGTCACAGCCTGCCCGTCGCCGAGCAGGCGTTCGGCTAGGTTGACGCCGATAAACCCGGCGCCGCCGGTGATCAGGATCGGCCCGTGCAGGGCTGGCATGTGTTGCGCTCCTTCGATCGTCAGTCGCTGGTGATGCTCAGGCGGCTACTGCTGGGGCCTCAGCCCTGAACCGCATGGCACAGGAACAGCGGGGGGGACGGCGCCCAGCCAGGCAGTCCGCAGGCTAGCCGGCGAGTAGCCGGCATTATAGCGAGTGACCTGTCCGCCGACAACCAGGGCGCGTCTGCCAGGGGTGGCCGCCCTGCGCCGGAGGGTGCCATCGCGTTGCTTGGTCTGTCGGTTGTCCGCCCTGGGCTATGGCGGATTGGCAGCGCGAGGTAGGAGCAACGTACTATTGAGCCGCGCGCCGCTCGCTCTCTAGAATACCAGCATGCGTAGGACTGCGGGACGCTATGCTCAGACGTCGTCGTCAGGCGCTCGATGACGCCAGTTTGCAATTGCTGAGCGAGTTGATCCAGGCGCCGGTTACCGAGGCGCGGCTGCGTCCGGCGGCACTGCGCTCGCTGCCGGATCGGCGGCGCATCGTGCTGGCGCCCTACCCGCTCAAAACCTGGGTTGATCGCGCTCTGACGCTAGGCGAGCGTGGCCTGCTGCTGATCGTGCTGGTGGTCTTTGGCGGCTGGCTGCTGGATGGCTACGTGCGTGATTGGTGGTATCTGCGCACCGCGCCGCAACCACCGCTGCCGGCCCAGGCGGGCACGTCCGCGCGCGCCATTCCGGTGCAGCCGGTGGCGGCCGCGCCGCGCGTCGAGCTGGGGCGCTCGCTGCCGGTGGTCGATGAGCGCTGGAGCCGGCCGCGGGTCGAGGTGGACTATCTGGTCCCGGCGCAAAGCTATGTGCCGCCCCTGCGGCCCACGCCGACGCCCGCGCCGATCCAGCCGGTCGATCTGCGTCCGACGCAGCTGACCATCCCGGCGCTGGGGCTAGACGCACCGGTGGTCGAGGTCTTTTTGCAGAACGGCGTCTGGCAGGTGGCCGACTATGCGGTGGGCTATCACCACGGCACCGGTGTCGCCGGGCATGGCAACATGGTGCTGGCCGGGCACGCCGGCATTCGCGGCGCGGTCTTTCGCAACCTGGAACAGCTCAAGCCGGGCGATGAGGTGATCGTCACGGCTGCGGGACGGCAATTTCGCTACCGTGTGCGCACGGCCGGCAGTGTCTGGCCCAACCAGGTGGATGTGATGTATCCCACCGACCAGCCCCAACTGACGATGATGACCTGCACCAACTGGGATATGCAGCGCTGGGTGGTCGTTGCCGATTTCGAAGCGCTGCTGCCCGCAAGCGTAGCGACCGACGGGAGCTAGCCGGGGTCAGGCGCTCCGCCTGCTGATACGGACGGGAGGCAAACTGGTATGACTCGACAACCACATCGGCAGCAGCGCCGCGCGGGACGCCAGGCGCGCCCTACGGTGCCGTGGAGTCTTTGGGAAATCGTGCTGCTGTTGATCAGCGTCGTGATGATCGCGTCGCCGCTGCTGGCGGCGGGCTGGGCCTTGATCGCGCCGAGCGCTGTGCTGTCGCAACGCAGCGATCCGACGCCCACGCCCTGCCCGGATGGTCCGTGCCCACCCCCGACGATCACGGTGGAGCCCACCGAGGAGCCGCCTCCGCCGACCAATACGCCAGTCTCCTCTCCTGGACCGTCAGCCACGCCGACACTGCCTCCCGGTGGATGTGGCCAGACCGGCTACGATCCCTGCACGCCAACGCCTACGTGCGATCCCACCGGCTACAACGCGGAGCCCTGTCCCACGCCGACGCAGCCGCCGGCGCCAACCAACACGCCGGCGCCAACCAACACGCCGGCGCCGACGCAGCCGTCGCAGCCGACCAACACGCCGGCGCCGACGCAGCCGCCGCAACCCACCACGCCGCCGACCGGAGCGTTGCGCGCATCCAAGATCGCCCTGGGCACCGATGGTCAGCCGCTGGCGACGGTCAAGACCGGGGATGAGTTTCTCTACCTGATCCAGGTGGAGCACGACGTCAGCTCGGCAACGCCGGTGACGGTAGTCGATGATTTCGCCGGGACGATTGAGGGCGTGGCCGTGGTGCAGGTCGAGCCCGGTCAGTGCGCCCTCAGCAAATATACGCTCCATTGTGCGGTTCTGCCGGCGCAGGGCAGGGCTGCGCGGATCGTGGTGCGTGTACGGGTGGTCGGGCCGTTGGGCGCCGAGATCCCGAACATGATCCGTGTGCAGGTTGCCGGGACGGATAAGAACACCTCGGCCAATTCGCAAACGCTGAAGATCACAGGCTCGACAACTGTTGCGACGCCCGCGCCCACAACGGCGCCAGCCCCAGCGCCCGCGCCGCCCAGGCCCGCGCCACCGGCTCCGGCGCCTGCGCCGCCCGCACCGCAGCCTGCACCGCCGCAGCCTGTACCGTCCGCGCCGCCGCAGCCTGCACCGCCGGCGCCCACGGCCGCGCCACCGGCGCCCACCGAGGCACCGCCGGCGCCCACGGCCGCGCCACCGGCGCCCACCGAGGCACCGCCGGCCTCCACGGCGCGTCCTCCGCAGCAGCCACGGCCAACGGCGACGCCTGTGTCACCACGGCGTCAGGAGGCGCGGCAGAGTGCGCCCACGGCCGCACCGCCCGCGCCGACACCGCCGTCAGCCCCAACGCCCACGCTGGGACCGACCATGCCACCGGTGACTACGCCTGAAGCTGAGCGTCCATCGCTGCGCTTCAACCTGAGCAGTGACTGGGGACAGGTCTTCGTCGGCGATACGGTCACCTTCGTGGTGACGCTGCAGAACGCCGGTAACGAAGCGGGTGGTTCGTCACCGCTGCGCGCGCGGGCGCGCGCCGCCAAACTGGAAGCGCTGCAGGCCGCCCCGCCGGTGCACGACGTGCTGATCACCCAGCAGCTCAATCCCAACTTCGAGCTGCTAGAGGCGAGCGGCCCCGGCCTGAGCGTGACCACCGACGGTCAAAAGATCGAAGCGCGGCGCGATATGCTGGCCGGCGGCGAAACCGTCGAGCTGATGATCAAAGCGCGTGCGCGCGATATCGGCGCAGCACCGCTCACCACCGTCAATCAGGCCCAACTGATCTACCGCGACGCCGAGCATCCGCTCTTCTCGAACGTGGTCGATGTCGTGATCATGCCCAAGGCGCTGCCCACGGCCACGCCCGTGCCGCCGGCGCCGCCCACGTCGACCACTGAGCCGCTGATGACGGCAGCCGGCGCCGCGCCGGTGATCACCCCGCCGCAGGAGCTGGGCGAATCGCTGCCACAGACCAGTGGCGGCACGCCGCTGGCCGGTGTTGTGCTGCTGGGCTTGACCCTGTTGCTGCACAGCATTCGTGTCCACCGCGCGCGGGTGCGCATCTAACGGCCGTCCGGGCAATGGTAGAATCAAACAGGCTGAGGCTCAGCCTCAGCCTGTTTGATTCGGGAGCCACCCGTGCGTATTGTGCTGCATCCGTTTGTGGCGCATTTTCCGATCGCGCTGCTGCTGCTCAATCTGGCGTTGACGCTGGCCTACCTGCGGCGCGGTGATCCGTTTCTGGAACGCGCCGCCTATGGCGCGCTGGTGATCGGCTGGTGGAGCGCGTTTGCCGCCGTGCTGACCGGTACGTTGGAGCTGGCGCTGGCCTGGCCGGTGCAGGACGATCTGCTGGTTTGGGTCAATGTGCACGCGGTGCTCGGCTTTGCGCTGCTGTGGGTCTATGGCCAAGCGCTGTTGATGCGTAAGCGCGATGCGCGGCTGTTGCATGGTCCGCGCCGCCGGCGCTATCTCAGCCTGCTGATCCTGGGCGCATTACTGGTGCTGGCCGGCGGTTGGGTTGGCGGCTACCTCGTACACCATCTCGCTTTCGGTGTCCGCACATCGTGAGGCCTGCGCCACCGGCGCCTGCTTTAGAAGGGTTCCGGCGGACGAATGCGGTAGCCAAGCGCCCCAAGCCACATCCACAGCGTTGTGCTGCCGATCCAGCCCAGCAGCAGGATCGCCAGCGTCTGACCGCGCCATCCGCGCCGCCAGAGCTGCTCCAGCACGATCGCCACGCCTATGGCTACTGCCCAGGCGCAGAAGGATAGCCAGCGTGTGGTGATCGTCGAGGCCGTGATGAAGGGGATGGCGCTCTGCAGCCCGGCGACCGCCAGCGTACCCCAGAAGACCCACACCAGCGCATGCCCACGCCGCCGTTGTGTCAGCCACACGCCACCCAGCACCGCCAGCGGCATGCCGATCAGCGCATAGTGCGCCACCAGGCCATCGTGCCACAGCGATGCCAGCAGGGCCTGGCGACCGATCGCCGGACGACCGCCCTGCACTGCGCTCATGCCGCCGGCCAGAAACTGTGCGATCTTATCGCGGATCAGCTCATCGTAGGCCGAGTAGAACAGCAGTAGCGCCGTGGCCTGCGCAGCGCCAAAGGCCAGCGCCAGCCCGCGCAGCGGCGCGCGTGCGTTGGTGTTGCGGCCGCGCCACCAGCCCAGGGCCAGCAGGCCCGCCAGCAGCAGCGAGACGTTGATCCACAGACCGAAGTGTCCCAGAAAGATCAGCGTCAACATCGCGTAGGTCAGCGCCATGCTCCACGGCTGCCCCAGCCGCCACCAGCCTACCACCAGCACCGCGATCAGCACGGCGACCAGCTCCTGGGCGAAGATGTGTGCCAGAAACGACCACCACAGCGCCATGAACGGCGGCGCCAGCAGCGCGTAGGTTGCGGCGGCCAGGATGGCGGTGCGTTCGCAGCGCAGGCTGTGCAGCGTCAGCAGAGCGACGGCCAGCAGGCCCAGGACGCCACACAGCGCGGCGCTCCACTCCACCAGCGTAGTCGGCGCCAGCGGCAACAGCCGCAGGGGTGCCAGCAGCACGTAGACCGCCGAGGGGTATGGAAAATCGATGCCGCGATGGCGCGAGGTTAGATGGATCAGCCCCTGCGTTACCTCCTGCAGGCGATTGACATGAAAGCCGAGATCGCCCACCATCGACTCGGGGTAGAGCCGACCGCCGTAGCGCAGCGTCATGCTCAGGCCGGCGAGCCAGGCGCTGCCGTTTACGAAACCAGGCGCCGGCGCAAGCTCCAGGCGCGCCAGCAGGCGCGGCAGCGCCAGACGCGTCGCCAGCCCGATCCCAACACCCCAGGCGGCGCCGATCAGCAGCGGCGGGCCGGCGAGCGCGAAGCGCAAGGCATCGCTCCACAGCGCGGCCAGCAGCAGGATCAGCAGCAACACACCGGCCAGCGCGGTGGCGCGCAGCGACGCACCGCTCAGGCGCAGCGTGATCCAGCTCAGGGCCAGCAACGCCAGCGGCCAGAGCAGCCGTGGCGTGGGGAGCTGGATCGGACCGGGCAGCGTCTCGAGCTGGAGTGTGGCGATCGGCACGCCCAGCACGCGCGGATCGTTGGGCGGCGTAAAAGTCGGCGCGGTGAGGTACAGCAGCCCGGCAGCACTGGTGGCGGGCGTGATCAGTACATGCAGTCTGCGTTGCGCCGCCAGCGGATGGCTGACCGCCATGTCGGGACCGCTGAGCCAGAAGTCTCCATCGGCGGCCTGGGGATGAGCGCTGGCCGCCAGTTGGTCCAGCGTGATCAGCCATGTGCGCCGGCCCAGGCCCGGTAGCCAGACGGATGACTGTTCGCCGCTCCAGCGGTAGGACAGATCATCCGCCTGCGCGCCGTAGGGTTCGGGCGTGTTCCAATCGCGCAGCAGGGGCAGATCGCTGTGCCAGCCCTCGGCATAGCCGACATTGATCGTGTAGCGCAGCGGTCGGTTGAGCAGCATGCCCGTGCCGACCAGCAGCGCAACCATCAGTGCCAGCGGCCAGGCGATCTCCCTACGGTGCAGATGGCGCCGTTGCAGAGCTTGACGAACGAGCGTGAGCACGCCGGGATTATAACAGCCATTGCGCACGATGCCAGCATCGCTGCTAGACGCACGTCGCTATACTAGCGCCACAGGACGAGCCGCGAAAGGAGCAGCCGATGATCATCCGTAGTCGCGCGCCGGTGCGTATCGATCTGGCCGGAGGTTGGACGGATGTCCCGCCCTTTGCCGAACGCGAGGGCGGTGCGGTGGTCAACCTGACCATCAATCGCTACACCTATGCCTCGCTCCATCCGCGCAGCGATGGTGCCGTGCGGCTGCGCTCCGCGGACTACAACACCTACGTCGAAGCCGAGACGGTGCGACGCCTGGAGTACGATGGCACGCTCGATCTGGTCAAAGCCGCGTTGAAGCGGCTGCAGATCGAGGGTGGCCTGGAGCTGATCACACGCGCGGATGCGCCACCCGGATCGGGCCTGGGCACCTCGGCGGCGCTGGGCGTCGCGGTGATCGGCGCACTCAATGCGCTCCAGGCTGAGCGGCTCTCGGCGCACGAGGTGGCCGCGCTGGCCAATCGTCTGGAGGTCGAGGAGCTGGGCATTGCCGGCGGCAAGCAGGATCAGCTCGCCGCGGCGCTGGGCGGCATCAACTACCTGGAGTTCGGCGACCATCCGCCGATCAGCAGTCCGCTGCCGGTCAGTGCCGGGGTGATCAACGAACTGGAAAAGCGGCTGGTACTCTGCTACAGCGGTGTGTCGCGGCTATCGGGCGATATCATCCAGCGCGTGCAGCAGGCCTACCTCCAGAACGAGCCACGCACCTGCGCGGCGCTGCGCACCATGCGCGAGCTGGCGCGCCAGGTCAAGAGTTGTCTGCTGGCCGGCGAGCTGGAGGCCCTGGCGCCGCTGTTGCGCGACAACTGGGCCTGCCAGCAGGCGCTACATCCCTCGGTGACCAATGCGGATGTCGCGCGCTTGTTTGCAGTGGCGGAGGCCAACGGTGCGCTCGGCGGCAAAGCCTGCGGCGCGGGCGGCGGCGGCTGCTTGGTCTTCTTCTGCGAGGCGGATCGCGAGCGCGATGTGCGCGAAGCGCTGCGCGCCGCGGGTGGCCAGATCATCGATTTCAA encodes:
- a CDS encoding GDP-mannose 4,6-dehydratase yields the protein MPALHGPILITGGAGFIGVNLAERLLGDGQAVTIIDNLSRRGSEHNLAWLRARHGTRLRFVHGDIRSAELLDAVVPGHTVIYHLASQTAVTTSVRAPREDFEINALGTLNVLEAARRCSPPPIVVFASTNKVYGALEHLAIEEQATRYALRDLPTGIDETQPLDFHSPYGCSKGAADQYVRDYQRIYGLPTVVFRQSCIYGPRQMGVEDQGWVAWFVIAALTGRPITIYGTGKQVRDLLYIDDLVEALLLAVRHSAVTAGQIYNIGGGAANAISVWWELQPLLEAVLQQPLPTPRFEPWRPGDQPIFVADTRKALRDFGWQPRTAIADGLQRLVAWARAHRTLFDRLEAR
- a CDS encoding sortase, yielding MLRRRRQALDDASLQLLSELIQAPVTEARLRPAALRSLPDRRRIVLAPYPLKTWVDRALTLGERGLLLIVLVVFGGWLLDGYVRDWWYLRTAPQPPLPAQAGTSARAIPVQPVAAAPRVELGRSLPVVDERWSRPRVEVDYLVPAQSYVPPLRPTPTPAPIQPVDLRPTQLTIPALGLDAPVVEVFLQNGVWQVADYAVGYHHGTGVAGHGNMVLAGHAGIRGAVFRNLEQLKPGDEVIVTAAGRQFRYRVRTAGSVWPNQVDVMYPTDQPQLTMMTCTNWDMQRWVVVADFEALLPASVATDGS
- a CDS encoding DUF2231 domain-containing protein, whose amino-acid sequence is MRIVLHPFVAHFPIALLLLNLALTLAYLRRGDPFLERAAYGALVIGWWSAFAAVLTGTLELALAWPVQDDLLVWVNVHAVLGFALLWVYGQALLMRKRDARLLHGPRRRRYLSLLILGALLVLAGGWVGGYLVHHLAFGVRTS